The Leptospira bourretii region GAGCTTTTACAGCCACACATTGGATGGTTTTACGAAGTGTGTTCACAACGATAGTCGCAAGAGCTTCGCCTTCTACTTCTTCTGCGATGATAACAAGAGGTCTTCCCGCTTGTGCAATTTTTTCAAGCACTGGAAGAAGGTCTTTCATCGAAGCAATTTTTTTGTCGTAAATTAAGATGAATGGATCGTTAAAAGTAGCGATCATTGCTTCTGGATCTGTTACCATATAAGGGGAAACATATCCACGATCAAATTGCATACCCTCTACGATATCAAGAGTGGTTTCAATTGATTTTGCTTCATCAACAGTGATCACACCTTCTTTACCTACTTTGTCAAAAGCTTGCGCAATGAGGTTACCGATTTCTGGATCATTGTTTGCAGAGATAGTGGCAACGTTTGCGTATTCTGCTTTGCTATTGATTTTGATAGCATGTTTTTTGATTTCTTCTACAGCTGCAAGAACTGCTTTGTCAATCCCGTGTTTGAGAGCCATTGGGTTTGCACCCGCAGTTACGTTTTTCAAACCTTCGTTGATGATGGCTTGTGCAAGAATGGTAGCAGTTGTTGTTCCATCCCCAGCGATGTCGTTAGTTTTTGTAGAAACTTCCTTCACCATTTGCGCGCCCATGTTTTCGATTGCGTCTTCTAATTCGATTTCTTTAGCAACCGTCACACCGTCTTTTGTGATGGTAGGTGCTCCAAATTTTTTGTCGATGACTACGTTACGACCTTTTGGTCCAAGAGTCACCTTTACTGCGTTAGCAAGTTTGTTTACTCCGCTAAGAAGTTTTCTACGTGCTGATTCATCAAATTCAATTGTTTTAGCCATGATTGATTATTTCCTTCTATAATTAGTTTGTCACAACACCGAGGATGTCGCTTTCACGGATGATGAGTAAATCACGTCCGCCTTGTTTGATCTCAGTTCCGGAGTATTTTCCGTAGAGAACTGTATCTCCTACCTTTACTTCTAAAGGAACGAGTTTTCCGTCTTCATAACGACCTTGTCCTACAGCGATGACTTTCCCTTCTTGTGGTTTTTCTTTCGCTGTGTCCGGTACGATGATGGATCCGATTTTTTCTTCCGACTCATTCTTTGGCTCTACGACCACTCGGTCGCCTAAAGGTTTGATTGATGCCATGAGTAACTCCTTGTATGCAATCTACTAATGATTCCGAGTTTAGCAACAATCCAAAAAGAGTGCTAAACTCTAGCACCATAAAATGATTCGGCCAAGGATTCGTCAAGCACTTTGAGCCAAAGAGTGCTAATTCGGGGTTAGAACCCGAAAAGTCCGGTTTTTTTGCGTTTGGAGCCTCGTTTGGGAGTGACCCCGAGCATTCCTAGAAGTCCTCTTGTGACCTCTTTGGCAACCGTGCGACCCACTTCCCGGGCCAGAGGGTTTTTCGAAAGGGTTTCTACAAAACTAGGATCTTCCTTTTCTTTGGCCCGTTTGGACTTGGTTTTTTTCTCACCTGACTCTTCTTCGGCGGCCTCGGTTTCCTCAGCGATGGTTTCCATTTTTTTAGAAAGCATTTCGTGCGCACTGTCGCGGTCGAGAGTGGTCTCGTATTTTTTAACAAGATCCGATTTTTTAATTTTGGCAGCTAGTTCGTCAGGATCCAAAGTTCCCATTCGCGAAGCCGGTGGAGCAAGGAGGGTATGGACGAGGGGAGTGGGACTTCCTTTGGGACTCAGGGCCGTGATAAAAGCTTCCCCAATTCCCAGTGTGGTGATCACTTCTTTGGTGTCATAAAATTCTGTTTCAGGATAATTTTCAGAAGCGGTTTTAATCGCCTTGCGGTCGTTTGCTGTAAAGGCCCGAAGTGCATGTTGGATTTTTAATCCCAATTGTCCTAAAATTTCTTTGGGTAGATCTGTGGGAGACTGAGTGCAAAAAATAATCCCTACACCTTTGGAACGAATGAGTCGCACCATGGTTTCTAGTTGTTTCAGTAAATCATTCGAAGCTTCATCAAAAACTAAGTGGGCTTCATCAATGAATAAAACAAGTTTCGGTTTTTCTAAATCTCCTTCTTCCGGAAAGGTCGCATAAATTTCTGTGAGTAGGGACAACATAAAAGTGGAGAAAAGTCGAGGCTTGGTTTGAATGTCTGTTAGGCGAATGATAGACACATTTCCTTTTTTGGATTCTGAAAGCATAAGATCATTCACATCAAAAGATGGTTCCCCAAAAAAAACTTCGCCCCCTTGGCCTTCGAGTTCGATTAGTTTTCGTAAGATGATGGAAATACTTTGGGAGGAAACGGTCCCATATTCTTTTTCTAATTCTTCTTTTCCGGCATCATTGATGTATTGGAGGGCTTTTTTAAAATCTTTGGTGTCGAGGATGGGTAGACCCAAATCATCACAGTATTTAAAAACAAGGGAGACCACACTGCCTTGTGTATCATTT contains the following coding sequences:
- a CDS encoding helicase HerA-like domain-containing protein, whose product is MAKKSDAFVSKIKEGYPSQGALYLGSGVFDGETFKEATVSIPLSTLNRHGLIAGATGTGKTKTLQLLTEGLSASGVPVVLMDIKGDLSGLAEAGEENDKIKERTKALGFDWKPSSYPVEFLSLSKEPGVRLRATIAEFGPVLISRILELNDTQGSVVSLVFKYCDDLGLPILDTKDFKKALQYINDAGKEELEKEYGTVSSQSISIILRKLIELEGQGGEVFFGEPSFDVNDLMLSESKKGNVSIIRLTDIQTKPRLFSTFMLSLLTEIYATFPEEGDLEKPKLVLFIDEAHLVFDEASNDLLKQLETMVRLIRSKGVGIIFCTQSPTDLPKEILGQLGLKIQHALRAFTANDRKAIKTASENYPETEFYDTKEVITTLGIGEAFITALSPKGSPTPLVHTLLAPPASRMGTLDPDELAAKIKKSDLVKKYETTLDRDSAHEMLSKKMETIAEETEAAEEESGEKKTKSKRAKEKEDPSFVETLSKNPLAREVGRTVAKEVTRGLLGMLGVTPKRGSKRKKTGLFGF
- the groL gene encoding chaperonin GroEL (60 kDa chaperone family; promotes refolding of misfolded polypeptides especially under stressful conditions; forms two stacked rings of heptamers to form a barrel-shaped 14mer; ends can be capped by GroES; misfolded proteins enter the barrel where they are refolded when GroES binds) produces the protein MAKTIEFDESARRKLLSGVNKLANAVKVTLGPKGRNVVIDKKFGAPTITKDGVTVAKEIELEDAIENMGAQMVKEVSTKTNDIAGDGTTTATILAQAIINEGLKNVTAGANPMALKHGIDKAVLAAVEEIKKHAIKINSKAEYANVATISANNDPEIGNLIAQAFDKVGKEGVITVDEAKSIETTLDIVEGMQFDRGYVSPYMVTDPEAMIATFNDPFILIYDKKIASMKDLLPVLEKIAQAGRPLVIIAEEVEGEALATIVVNTLRKTIQCVAVKAPGFGDRRKAMLEDIAILTGGQVISEDLGMKLENADVKMLGRAKKVVVDKENTTIIEGAGASKDIQGRVNQIKKQIEDTTSDYDREKLQERLAKLAGGVAVIHVGAATEVEMKEKKARVEDALSATRAAVEEGIVPGGGLTLLRAQDAVKALKLVGDEQTGANIILRALEEPIRMITSNAGLEGSVIVEQARARKGNEGFNALTMVWEDLIKAGVVDPAKVVRSALQNAASIGAMILTTEVTITDKPEPKDAGAGMGGMGGMGGMGGMGGMM
- the groES gene encoding co-chaperone GroES, translated to MASIKPLGDRVVVEPKNESEEKIGSIIVPDTAKEKPQEGKVIAVGQGRYEDGKLVPLEVKVGDTVLYGKYSGTEIKQGGRDLLIIRESDILGVVTN